The genomic interval CAATACTCTCTGCCGTAGCTTTATCCGATCTGCCCGAGCACAGTTTGAAAGGGAAAGCCATACTTTCAGCATTTATTGCAGTAAATGTTGTCCTTTCTTCCTTTATGATTTTAACTGCGCCCCATAATCTTGTGTATGATGTGGCAGATGAAATAGAAGAGGTAACCCCTCCCGGCTCATTGGTGATATCGGGAAATCCTCTGGTGAACGTTCTATCAAATCGGGATTGCCCGCCAAATCTGACCAATCTTGCGTATCTCCATAGTCCTCCAACAGAACCATCTGATATAATATACTGGCTCGAAAATGGGGGCATAAAGGCTGTTGTGCTTTACTGGTATCTGGCAGATATGGACGAGGTAAAGATGTATCTCGAAAATAGCGAAAATTATACATTATACAAAACAATTGAAGGAAGGGGGCAGATTTTGTTTTATGGATTAACTCCAAAATTTTCAGTGGATAAATATGTCATATATGTAAGGACGGCTACTTGAACCAGGTCCACAGGTTGTTGGCAGCGAAATTCCATATGAAAACTATGACTATGGCAATAAATGCAGCCCACATATAGTAGTATCCGAAAAATTCTTTTAATAGCCCCATAATGCCAAGTTGCATTGGAAACGCTGGAGAACTGATAAGATTAAACTTCAGAAATCTCCTAAAAGCATTTTTCATTCCTTTTTTTCCTCTGTCGTGAAATGTCCATAGGTCATTTAATATAAAATTAGAAAGTATAGATAGCTCTATAGCAATAGAAGCTGAGAAAAGGTAAAACATCCCGAATCTCTCAGTTATAAGCCATAATAATCCCAAATTGACCAACACACCGCTTCCCCCGACCAATCCAAATTTTACAAATCGCATTATTTCTCCTTCCTCCCATGAAAGACGGAGCAGATGATGGGAATATTTGCTGTATTCCTTGAAAACTAAAGAACTGGTTCCTCTCTCCCTGTCCTTGAATGTTATTGGCACTTCCTCCACTTTTTTGTAATTTCCTCTGATCAAAATTTCCAGCAGTATTTTGTAGCCTATTGGACGCAATTCTGCACCGTCCAGAACTTCACGTCTCAGCATGAAAAAGCCGGAAAGCGGGTCTTTTGCTTTCCTGCTTTTGGGTAACAAGAGATGGGCTATAGCTCTTGCACCTTTGGAGTAAAATTTCCTCTTGAAAGTCCAGTTTTCTATTTCCCCTCCAGGTATGTACCTGCTTCCAACGACAATATCTGCTCCTTCCCGTATTTTATTTAGCAGTTCGATGATTTTTTCCGGGGGGTGTTGAAGGTCTGCATCCATGACAGTGAGCACCTGTCCCTCGCTGTTTTTAAAACCTTCTATAACGGCCGTTGCAAGACCTCTCTCATTTTCTCTCCTCACGACCTTAAGAAAATCATAATTCTTTCTCAAATCTTCAGCCAGGTCAGCTGTACCGTCGGGGCTGTCATCATCGACGATAATCATCTCAAAATCTACTCCATGCAAGGCATTTTTCACTCTCTTGAGGAGGGTGGGCAAATTCTCTATTTCGTTATAAGTCGGCACGATGATCGACAGCAATGGCATCATTCCGCAATCTCCCATTCTTTAAATAATTATTTGTTTTCTCAAAAAGCAGTAATTATTTAAGGAGTAGGGGCATTTCTGCCACAATGAGCATTGTCGAAATAAAAGGCTTGATTAAAAATTATAATGGCATTAAAGCGGTTGATAACCTAAGTATCGAGATAAAAAAAGGAGAGGTTTTTGCTTTATTGGGGCCAAATGGGGCTGGCAAAACTACTACCATAAATATAATAATGGGATTTATTTTTCCTACGAGTGGCACTGTCACGATATTGGGCAATGACATCCTCA from Candidatus Thermoplasmatota archaeon carries:
- a CDS encoding glycosyltransferase family 2 protein, coding for MMPLLSIIVPTYNEIENLPTLLKRVKNALHGVDFEMIIVDDDSPDGTADLAEDLRKNYDFLKVVRRENERGLATAVIEGFKNSEGQVLTVMDADLQHPPEKIIELLNKIREGADIVVGSRYIPGGEIENWTFKRKFYSKGARAIAHLLLPKSRKAKDPLSGFFMLRREVLDGAELRPIGYKILLEILIRGNYKKVEEVPITFKDRERGTSSLVFKEYSKYSHHLLRLSWEEGEIMRFVKFGLVGGSGVLVNLGLLWLITERFGMFYLFSASIAIELSILSNFILNDLWTFHDRGKKGMKNAFRRFLKFNLISSPAFPMQLGIMGLLKEFFGYYYMWAAFIAIVIVFIWNFAANNLWTWFK